The following are encoded in a window of Chitinophagaceae bacterium genomic DNA:
- a CDS encoding sialate O-acetylesterase produces MNMLFLNISSQNKWHFIWLFILAFFPVPCFSQLQLAKIFSDNMVLQRNEPVNIWGKAKPGDTVIVVFANDRKSTVVQHDSGWTLTFKAQQASIYPQSALIRTREEKIEISNILMGDLWLCIGQSNMEWPMFKEKHFKEEMNYSNQPLLRLYNPVYAGKNTFNVLFSDSIARRLTAEKFYSGHWQTCDSSSFKTMSAVAYYFGKEILNETGIPVGLINFSIGGAPLETFIGTDVLGSNKQFSYKVHGDWLENDALPVWVRERGKQNVGSLKNVPNNVYGNNHAFKPGFAFEAGIVPILNLPIKGIVCYQGESNAQEIERVNEYGALSKMMVDDYRKKLKNPDLPFYYVQLSSIDTVKYKGHLWPQFRDEQRKMLQLIPHSGMAVCSDIGAKNDVHPTNKKTVGERLARWALNKTYHKKIVPSGPLPLVVKYRKGKVIVSFLYEANGLRTTDGKPLKGFSFDGKNEVEAVFENKAVKISTNQKPEYVYYGWTPFSNGNLVNTENLPASTFKIKVQ; encoded by the coding sequence ATGAATATGCTTTTTTTAAATATCTCTTCACAAAATAAATGGCATTTCATTTGGCTGTTTATTCTTGCATTTTTTCCTGTTCCTTGTTTTTCACAATTACAGCTGGCAAAAATATTTTCTGATAATATGGTTTTGCAACGCAATGAGCCTGTTAACATATGGGGTAAAGCCAAACCAGGAGATACAGTGATAGTGGTATTTGCAAATGATAGAAAATCCACTGTTGTTCAACATGATTCGGGCTGGACTCTAACATTCAAAGCACAACAGGCCAGCATATATCCACAATCAGCCTTAATAAGAACCAGGGAGGAAAAAATTGAAATTAGTAATATCCTGATGGGAGATCTATGGCTTTGTATCGGGCAATCGAATATGGAGTGGCCGATGTTTAAGGAAAAGCATTTTAAGGAGGAAATGAATTACAGCAATCAGCCACTGCTAAGGCTGTATAACCCTGTTTATGCGGGAAAAAATACTTTCAATGTTTTGTTTTCTGATTCCATCGCAAGACGTCTTACCGCTGAAAAATTTTACAGCGGCCATTGGCAAACCTGCGATAGCAGTTCCTTTAAAACAATGAGCGCCGTTGCCTATTATTTCGGAAAAGAAATCTTGAACGAAACTGGAATACCTGTAGGCCTTATTAATTTTTCCATTGGGGGAGCACCGCTTGAAACATTCATCGGCACTGATGTTTTGGGAAGCAATAAACAGTTTTCTTATAAAGTGCATGGAGACTGGCTGGAGAATGATGCACTGCCGGTTTGGGTAAGAGAAAGAGGGAAGCAAAATGTTGGGAGTTTAAAAAATGTACCGAACAATGTGTATGGAAACAATCATGCCTTTAAACCGGGTTTTGCTTTTGAAGCCGGTATTGTACCAATACTGAATCTGCCAATCAAAGGAATTGTTTGTTACCAGGGCGAAAGCAATGCACAGGAGATTGAAAGAGTAAATGAATATGGAGCATTATCAAAAATGATGGTTGATGATTACCGGAAAAAACTTAAAAATCCAGACTTGCCTTTCTATTATGTTCAGCTTTCATCTATTGATACAGTAAAATACAAAGGACATCTTTGGCCGCAGTTCAGAGATGAACAAAGGAAAATGCTTCAACTGATTCCCCATAGTGGCATGGCTGTTTGTAGCGATATTGGAGCAAAAAATGATGTGCATCCTACTAATAAAAAAACGGTTGGTGAACGATTGGCAAGATGGGCATTAAATAAAACGTATCATAAAAAAATTGTTCCATCCGGCCCATTGCCATTAGTAGTAAAATACCGTAAAGGAAAAGTGATTGTTTCTTTTCTATACGAGGCAAATGGATTAAGAACAACAGATGGAAAACCTTTAAAGGGATTTTCTTTTGATGGAAAGAATGAAGTGGAAGCAGTTTTTGAAAACAAGGCTGTTAAGATTTCAACAAACCAAAAACCAGAATATGTGTACTATGGATGGACACCATTCAGTAATGGCAACCTTGTAAATACTGAGAACCTTCCTGCATCAACATTTAAAATAAAAGTACAATGA
- a CDS encoding AGE family epimerase/isomerase has product MSYQKQDLETLKEFYTNQLLSDTVPFWFPRCFDKECGGFLLMRDADGSLIDDDKAVWIQGRATWMLSTLYNTVEKKQEWLDGAKLGYDFLNKHCFDTDGQMFFHVTRDGRPIRKRRYFFSETFYVIAAAAYAKASGSEEAAKKARFVFGKCIEYATTPGLLQSKFTGTRPSKGIGVPMIMINTAQQLRETIGDPRCDEWIEKWMAEIERDFVKDDIKCVMEQVAPDGSIIDHIDGRTLNPGHAMEGAWFILHEAKHRNNDKRLIDLGCRMLDYMWERGWDKEHGGILYFRDVYNKPVQEYWQDMKMWWPHNEVIIATMLAYIMTGNEKYAEWHKMVHDYSYSHFHDKENGEWFGYLHRDGTLAQPAKGNLYKGPFHLPRQEWYCMQILEQYLK; this is encoded by the coding sequence ATGAGTTATCAAAAACAAGACTTAGAAACGCTAAAAGAATTTTATACTAACCAGTTGCTGAGCGACACCGTTCCGTTTTGGTTCCCCCGCTGTTTTGATAAAGAATGCGGCGGGTTTCTGTTAATGAGAGATGCAGATGGTTCATTGATTGATGATGATAAAGCCGTATGGATACAAGGCAGGGCAACATGGATGCTGTCCACTCTATACAATACGGTAGAAAAAAAACAGGAATGGCTTGATGGAGCAAAGCTTGGGTATGATTTTTTAAACAAGCATTGTTTTGATACCGATGGGCAGATGTTTTTTCATGTAACAAGAGATGGAAGACCTATTCGCAAAAGAAGATATTTTTTCTCTGAAACATTTTATGTAATTGCAGCAGCGGCTTATGCAAAAGCCAGTGGCAGTGAAGAAGCAGCCAAAAAAGCAAGATTTGTATTTGGAAAATGTATTGAGTATGCAACTACTCCCGGCCTGCTGCAATCAAAATTCACTGGTACAAGACCATCAAAAGGTATTGGTGTGCCAATGATAATGATAAATACGGCGCAACAATTAAGAGAAACAATTGGCGACCCCCGCTGCGATGAATGGATAGAGAAATGGATGGCTGAAATAGAAAGAGATTTTGTAAAAGACGATATAAAATGTGTAATGGAGCAGGTAGCTCCAGATGGAAGCATCATTGACCATATTGATGGAAGAACTTTAAATCCCGGACATGCTATGGAAGGTGCCTGGTTTATTTTGCATGAGGCAAAGCACCGTAATAATGATAAGCGATTAATTGATTTGGGCTGCCGGATGCTGGACTATATGTGGGAAAGAGGATGGGATAAAGAACATGGCGGCATTTTATATTTCCGTGATGTATATAACAAACCTGTGCAGGAATACTGGCAGGATATGAAAATGTGGTGGCCGCATAATGAAGTAATCATTGCAACAATGCTGGCTTATATAATGACCGGCAATGAAAAATATGCTGAGTGGCATAAGATGGTACATGATTATTCATACTCACATTTCCATGATAAAGAAAACGGGGAATGGTTTGGTTACCTGCACCGGGATGGTACATTAGCGCAACCGGCAAAAGGAAATTTGTATAAAGGGCCTTTTCATTTACCACGGCAGGAATGGTATTGTATGCAAATACTGGAACAATATTTAAAATAA
- a CDS encoding exo-alpha-sialidase, which produces MKAASLFIIAIFSLVSSTAQYKTVPVFISGTEGHKSYRIPAIVSLPNGELLAFAEGRVNNAGDFGDINIVLKRSGDGGNTWSALQHVAEFDTLQAGNPAPVVDLTDPAYPNGRIFLFYNTGNNHEGEVRKGKGYKQVWYKTSVDGGHTWSNAVDITTQVHRPKQILLNAAYNFPEDWRTYANTPGHAMQFQKGKYKGRIFVAANHSAGGPQKQAMDYDAHGFYTDDHGKTFHLGTSLNVPGSNESTAAELSNDRLMMNSRNQRGHIRQRIVSISSDGGATWDTSYFDKNLPDPVCQGSLLNTGTKKGKNILVFCNAADTSSRDKLTLRISFDEGKTWKKNILLAKNEKPYKDKRMDFAAYSDIVELDKNKVGVLYEKENYRQIVFISVKLK; this is translated from the coding sequence ATGAAGGCTGCATCATTATTCATCATTGCGATTTTCAGTTTGGTTAGTAGCACTGCTCAATACAAAACTGTCCCTGTTTTTATATCGGGTACTGAAGGCCATAAATCATATCGCATCCCTGCCATCGTTTCCCTGCCCAATGGTGAGTTGCTGGCATTTGCTGAAGGTCGTGTTAATAATGCTGGAGACTTTGGAGATATTAATATTGTATTGAAACGCAGTGGTGATGGCGGCAATACATGGAGTGCTTTGCAACATGTAGCTGAGTTTGATACTTTACAAGCCGGTAATCCTGCACCTGTGGTTGATTTAACAGACCCTGCATACCCCAATGGCCGGATTTTTTTGTTTTATAATACCGGCAATAATCATGAAGGAGAAGTGAGAAAAGGTAAAGGATATAAGCAGGTATGGTATAAAACATCAGTTGATGGCGGCCATACATGGAGCAATGCAGTTGATATAACAACGCAGGTTCATCGCCCCAAACAAATACTGCTAAACGCCGCTTATAATTTCCCGGAAGACTGGCGGACTTATGCCAACACACCCGGCCATGCCATGCAATTTCAAAAGGGAAAGTACAAAGGAAGAATTTTTGTGGCGGCAAATCATTCAGCAGGCGGGCCGCAAAAACAGGCAATGGATTATGATGCTCATGGGTTTTATACGGATGACCATGGCAAAACATTTCATCTTGGTACTTCTTTAAATGTTCCCGGAAGTAATGAATCTACCGCAGCCGAATTAAGTAATGACAGGTTGATGATGAACAGCCGTAATCAGCGGGGGCATATCCGGCAAAGAATTGTTTCCATCAGCAGCGACGGTGGCGCTACCTGGGACACCAGTTATTTTGATAAAAATCTTCCTGACCCTGTTTGCCAGGGAAGTTTGTTGAATACAGGTACAAAAAAAGGGAAAAACATTCTTGTCTTTTGCAATGCGGCTGATACCTCAAGCAGGGACAAACTTACGTTACGCATAAGTTTTGATGAAGGGAAAACCTGGAAGAAAAACATCCTGCTGGCTAAAAATGAAAAACCTTACAAGGATAAAAGAATGGACTTTGCTGCCTATTCCGATATAGTAGAGTTGGATAAAAACAAAGTGGGTGTATTGTATGAGAAAGAAAATTACAGGCAAATAGTTTTTATCAGCGTAAAGTTGAAATGA
- a CDS encoding exo-alpha-sialidase, whose protein sequence is MFKKIFSATAAGNVQASSYSPDIPVLRGLAENPIVRVAITIPAGNAEQKIRKLQCTLNTQAIAGVDKINIYASGADPVFTIPSIASVSPAAAMGIPVTLNLQPGTRFIWASIVLKNNAGIDNKIELRCTRLTTEEGKEIIITQDNSVYSKRAGVAVRKAGDDGVNTYRIPGIVQTDRGTLIAVYDIRYTGSGDLPGNIDVGMSRSTDSGRTWQPMKIIMDMGAPHENNGIGDPAVLFDPVTKKIFVAALWSKGNRSIAGSIGGISPDSTGQFVLVSSTDDGATWSAPYTITPQIKEPAWKIFFNGPGNGIAMQDGKLVFAAQYWTAGNVPYSTIIYSDNNGSTWKGKILGPKSNTTEAQVVETTPGTLMLNMRDNRGSFRSVATTTNMGASWTEHSISYNTLPDPVCMGSFIKAKVNVNGTLKDVLFFSNPNTSAAPREKITIKASLDLGQTWLPVNQLLIDERSVSAIPV, encoded by the coding sequence GTGTTCAAAAAAATCTTCTCCGCCACCGCCGCCGGCAATGTACAGGCAAGTTCTTACTCGCCTGATATCCCTGTGTTGCGTGGGTTGGCAGAAAATCCCATTGTACGGGTAGCTATTACTATACCTGCGGGCAATGCAGAACAAAAAATAAGAAAGCTACAGTGTACACTGAATACGCAGGCCATTGCTGGGGTGGATAAAATAAACATTTATGCATCCGGGGCCGACCCGGTTTTTACCATTCCATCCATTGCATCCGTTTCTCCTGCTGCGGCAATGGGTATACCTGTAACACTAAATTTGCAGCCCGGCACCCGTTTTATCTGGGCCAGCATTGTTTTAAAAAACAATGCAGGCATTGATAATAAAATTGAATTACGTTGCACTAGGCTGACTACGGAAGAAGGAAAAGAAATTATAATTACTCAGGACAATTCTGTTTATTCAAAACGGGCCGGTGTGGCAGTAAGAAAAGCAGGTGATGATGGCGTAAACACCTACCGCATTCCCGGTATAGTGCAAACAGACAGGGGAACATTAATTGCGGTGTATGATATACGCTATACCGGTAGTGGCGATTTACCAGGCAATATTGATGTGGGCATGAGCCGCAGCACCGACAGTGGAAGAACATGGCAGCCGATGAAAATAATTATGGACATGGGCGCCCCTCATGAAAACAACGGCATTGGCGACCCGGCTGTTTTATTTGACCCCGTTACAAAAAAAATATTTGTTGCAGCATTATGGAGCAAAGGCAATCGTTCTATTGCCGGTTCTATAGGCGGCATTTCTCCGGATTCTACCGGGCAGTTTGTATTAGTAAGCAGTACAGATGATGGGGCTACCTGGTCTGCGCCATATACCATAACCCCGCAAATAAAAGAACCGGCATGGAAAATATTTTTCAATGGCCCCGGCAATGGTATTGCCATGCAGGATGGCAAATTGGTTTTTGCAGCGCAATACTGGACGGCTGGCAATGTTCCCTACTCCACTATTATTTACAGCGATAATAACGGCAGTACATGGAAAGGGAAAATCCTTGGCCCAAAATCAAACACCACCGAAGCACAGGTGGTGGAAACAACACCCGGTACATTGATGTTGAACATGCGGGACAACCGGGGAAGTTTTAGAAGTGTAGCTACCACTACAAATATGGGCGCAAGCTGGACAGAACATTCCATTTCTTACAACACATTGCCCGACCCTGTATGTATGGGGAGCTTTATTAAAGCAAAAGTGAATGTAAACGGAACGTTGAAAGATGTTTTGTTTTTCAGCAACCCCAATACTTCTGCTGCGCCCAGAGAAAAAATTACCATCAAGGCAAGTTTGGATTTAGGACAAACATGGTTGCCGGTAAATCAGTTGCTGATTGATGAAAGAAGTGTTTCGGCTATTCCTGTTTAA
- a CDS encoding galactose oxidase: protein MPWQGGKKKYYGDIYVYKKNGTRFTRLAIELKLPENIAYSANCSTPKGLVYAGGENEAGISDKVFLMQWDNEIKSAVVKSLPKLPVAITNASAVSDKNIVYVAGGETTDSVSDKCWSIDLNNTGEGWKELASVPKPVSHAVLVAPRVNGILKLYLFGGRRKTPVGISELYNSVYEYNALKNQWNELEPLLYTLSAGTGVAAGSAGIVLFGGDRGTTFSKVENFNADISKAKTEAEKKQLTQQKIQLLEAHPGFSKEVLLYNINTGKCKTAGTIPFPVPVTTTAFWWDNIAMIPSGEIKAGVRTPNILSVKILQQTK, encoded by the coding sequence ATGCCCTGGCAGGGAGGGAAAAAAAAGTATTACGGTGACATATATGTTTATAAAAAAAATGGTACCCGGTTTACACGACTGGCCATTGAATTAAAATTACCGGAAAATATAGCCTATAGCGCTAATTGCTCCACACCCAAAGGGCTTGTTTATGCCGGCGGAGAAAATGAAGCAGGTATTTCTGATAAAGTGTTTTTAATGCAATGGGATAATGAAATTAAATCTGCCGTAGTAAAAAGTTTGCCCAAGCTTCCTGTTGCTATTACAAATGCATCTGCTGTTTCCGATAAAAATATTGTTTATGTGGCAGGAGGTGAAACAACCGATAGCGTTTCAGATAAATGTTGGTCTATTGACCTGAACAATACAGGTGAAGGATGGAAAGAATTAGCCTCAGTTCCTAAACCGGTTTCCCATGCTGTGCTTGTTGCACCTCGAGTAAATGGGATTTTGAAACTTTACCTTTTTGGGGGACGGCGAAAAACCCCTGTGGGCATCAGCGAATTATATAATTCTGTGTATGAATACAACGCATTGAAAAACCAATGGAATGAATTAGAACCTTTACTGTACACATTATCAGCCGGAACCGGGGTAGCTGCCGGTTCTGCTGGTATCGTGTTGTTTGGAGGCGACAGAGGCACCACTTTTAGCAAAGTGGAAAATTTTAACGCAGATATCAGTAAGGCCAAAACCGAAGCAGAAAAAAAACAGTTAACGCAACAGAAAATTCAATTACTCGAAGCACATCCCGGATTCAGTAAGGAAGTTCTTCTTTACAATATCAATACAGGAAAATGCAAAACTGCAGGAACGATACCCTTTCCTGTACCTGTAACCACTACTGCTTTCTGGTGGGATAATATTGCGATGATACCCAGCGGTGAAATAAAAGCAGGTGTTCGTACACCCAATATTTTATCAGTAAAAATCTTGCAACAAACAAAATGA
- a CDS encoding dihydrodipicolinate synthase family protein produces MAFPQLQGLIAAPFTPMYKDGSLNLSLIPSYYKMLKANGVIGAFICGSTGEGVSMSVDEKKAVAEAWAACTKGDADFIVMPLLGGTCLTDCKELALHAREIGLNAVSFTSPFYFKPANVEMLAQCCYEVASAVPDMPFYYYHIPVLTGVGFPMFDLLKAIDGKVPNFAGIKYTHEDFMDFLSCIHFQNGKYDMLWGRDENMLPALSLGAKAAVGSTFNYAAPLYYNLIDAFNDGDLQKAQLLQQQSIDMIRLLGKYGGIATGKAYMKLIGLDCGEFRLPVKNMDADNFELFKKEVGQLMFSNFCSKTPVAQI; encoded by the coding sequence ATGGCATTTCCACAATTACAAGGCTTAATAGCAGCGCCATTTACACCGATGTATAAGGATGGCTCACTAAATCTATCCCTTATTCCTTCATACTACAAAATGCTTAAAGCAAATGGGGTTATAGGGGCTTTTATTTGCGGCTCCACCGGCGAGGGGGTTTCCATGTCGGTGGATGAAAAAAAAGCAGTGGCTGAAGCATGGGCTGCCTGTACAAAAGGCGATGCCGATTTTATTGTAATGCCATTATTAGGCGGCACCTGCCTGACAGATTGCAAAGAACTGGCCTTACATGCCAGGGAAATTGGATTGAATGCGGTTTCTTTTACATCGCCTTTTTACTTTAAACCAGCCAATGTAGAAATGCTGGCACAATGCTGTTATGAAGTCGCTTCAGCAGTACCGGATATGCCTTTCTATTATTACCACATTCCTGTATTAACTGGTGTTGGTTTTCCAATGTTTGATTTATTAAAAGCCATTGATGGTAAAGTGCCAAATTTTGCCGGAATAAAATATACTCATGAAGATTTTATGGATTTTCTTTCTTGTATCCATTTTCAAAATGGTAAGTATGATATGCTGTGGGGCAGGGATGAAAATATGTTACCTGCTTTATCATTAGGGGCAAAGGCAGCAGTAGGCAGCACCTTTAACTATGCAGCGCCTTTGTACTATAATCTTATAGATGCTTTTAATGATGGTGATTTGCAAAAAGCACAATTATTGCAACAGCAATCAATTGATATGATACGGTTGCTGGGCAAATATGGGGGCATTGCAACTGGCAAAGCATATATGAAATTAATCGGGTTAGACTGTGGTGAATTTCGTTTACCTGTAAAGAATATGGATGCTGATAATTTTGAGTTATTCAAAAAAGAAGTTGGACAACTTATGTTCAGTAATTTCTGTTCTAAAACACCTGTTGCTCAAATATGA
- the nanU gene encoding SusD family outer membrane lipoprotein NanU translates to MKRIICYLTITITTAGFFTSCKKQLNLEPISSISDASYWKTADQFDAFVSGIHARFRSHVSSIQALGELRSDIYGTEPGSASTFTGEATQGLERFWQQNLTLDAPGVGSFGGFYSNIAQLNLLIDKLSSTAVVSTANKNYYLGLAYGMRAYYYFQLTRAWGNVVIWTGLFTDVDLANLAKPASPAADVIVLIKSDIDKSVSSYATDYSFRNTKSYWSKAATLMLKAEVYLWTSQNGGGAADATTALNSLTDIQTNIPALALQANFANVFAVTSRGNSEIIFAVRNLNAENSLPFSGTFYPQTSLIANFHDSLNARQMNSPTLDNWGGLLRAPVRVATFRKFNNSDARKWFSIQSAFTRPSPGVYVIAGCFVKKFEGEQVAGIRVYSNDYPIYRYADLLLLIAEAKVLSGQNPATEINLVRARAFGANYVAGTIGFPNQVIDADAKQAILQERLFEFIFEGKRWHDLRRFGNSYVFQHTSVLSSEAYKVLWPIDRASLTNNRALTQTPGYPAF, encoded by the coding sequence ATGAAACGAATAATATGTTATCTCACTATAACCATTACTACAGCAGGTTTTTTTACTTCATGTAAAAAGCAACTGAATTTGGAGCCCATCAGCAGTATCAGCGATGCCAGTTATTGGAAAACAGCAGATCAGTTTGATGCATTTGTGTCGGGTATTCATGCCCGGTTCAGAAGCCATGTATCATCTATTCAGGCATTGGGCGAATTAAGGTCCGATATTTACGGAACAGAACCCGGCAGTGCAAGTACATTTACCGGCGAAGCTACACAGGGACTGGAGCGTTTTTGGCAACAAAACCTAACATTAGATGCCCCGGGAGTAGGTAGCTTTGGAGGTTTTTATAGCAACATAGCACAATTAAATTTGCTGATTGATAAATTAAGTTCAACGGCTGTAGTAAGTACGGCCAACAAAAACTATTATCTCGGGCTTGCATATGGTATGAGGGCATACTATTACTTTCAATTAACCCGTGCCTGGGGTAATGTTGTAATTTGGACAGGTTTGTTTACAGATGTGGATCTTGCAAATCTGGCGAAACCTGCTTCACCTGCGGCCGATGTTATAGTTTTAATAAAATCTGACATTGATAAATCAGTCTCCAGCTATGCCACTGACTATTCATTCCGCAACACAAAATCTTACTGGAGCAAGGCTGCTACACTCATGTTAAAGGCGGAAGTGTATTTATGGACATCTCAAAATGGCGGTGGTGCCGCTGATGCCACTACGGCACTTAATTCCTTAACTGATATTCAAACAAATATTCCTGCTCTTGCTTTGCAAGCAAATTTTGCAAATGTATTTGCTGTTACCAGCCGTGGTAATAGTGAAATTATCTTTGCTGTTCGTAACCTGAACGCTGAAAACTCACTACCGTTTTCCGGAACATTTTATCCGCAAACTTCATTGATTGCAAATTTTCATGACTCATTAAATGCAAGGCAGATGAACAGCCCTACTTTAGACAACTGGGGCGGCTTGTTAAGGGCCCCGGTAAGGGTGGCCACTTTCAGAAAGTTTAATAATAGCGATGCCCGTAAATGGTTCTCCATTCAATCGGCCTTCACAAGGCCCAGCCCCGGAGTGTATGTTATTGCAGGTTGCTTTGTTAAGAAATTTGAGGGTGAGCAGGTAGCCGGCATAAGGGTATACAGTAATGATTATCCAATTTACAGATATGCAGACTTATTATTATTGATTGCTGAGGCAAAAGTTCTTTCAGGCCAAAATCCGGCAACAGAAATAAATTTAGTAAGGGCAAGAGCATTTGGGGCCAATTATGTTGCAGGTACTATTGGGTTCCCTAATCAGGTTATTGATGCGGATGCCAAGCAGGCTATTCTGCAGGAACGTTTGTTTGAATTCATTTTTGAGGGTAAAAGGTGGCATGACCTGCGCCGTTTCGGCAATAGTTATGTATTCCAGCACACCAGTGTATTATCGTCGGAAGCTTATAAAGTGCTTTGGCCAATTGATAGGGCTTCTTTAACAAACAACAGGGCATTGACACAAACGCCAGGTTATCCGGCGTTTTGA